The Cryptomeria japonica chromosome 6, Sugi_1.0, whole genome shotgun sequence genomic interval TTCAGAGTGCCAGTCATTGTAGGAAGCCAAAAAATAAAGAATCATCAACTTTATTGAATTTCCAAGTTTATGCATGCAAATTAAACTTGCTGAATGAGTACAATTGATAATTTTAATTCAATTACACAACAGAACATGGTCCACCATGATGCTCTTGTCTCTCACTTCTCTGCTGCTTCACTGTTTTATCTCACCAGTTTGTTTTCTCTCTTTCCCAATATTAAACTTTCTTTAAAGAATTACACTAAGCTGCTAACATGATGGGATAGGTTAAACGATTCATCTTCTCAAAGTTGTAAGATTGCTTATCCTTGGTTGAGTTAGGATTGATTCAAATGCCAAGAGCTCAGTGGTCCTAAATATCATTTTCCCATCATGACATATACCTGGCAGCTGTTAATGACGCAGCTTTGTCTTCTCTTCCTTTGAATCTTCATAAGAAACTTTGTGCATACAAGTTAAGCAATACTTCTCTACCTAGGAGTTGGCAAAAGAAACTGTGTCTATCCCATTTTTAACTGATGCCATTTTGTAATGAGTGAAATGGGGAATTGTCCTCTCTTTACCCACGAGTCATGCTAAAAATTGACAGGAGAAGGGACTTCTGTCCCTGCAGCAACTGTGCAGGTGCGTGTGAAATTTCCATTCTAAGAGGAACAATACAACACTGATTCCAGTAAGTAGGAGGTATGGGGAAGAAATGATTATGCTTGCAGGCCACTTTATCTTATACATTAACCACAAGTTTGAGTTATGGAGTTCACTTTCATGAATTTGGCGGGGGCAAGATTATCTTTCCAGATTTTGCATTTATACCAACTGTTCATTCAATTTATTAACAAACACTCAGTCAAATTTAAAATGGTGAATCACAGTGTGTAGAAATGGATTTCACTTGCAGTTCAGTGGTGACCCTGCACTTGCAGTATATAGTTTACAATCTTCAAAAGCCACGCTACAGTTCCTGCATTAACAATGTGTGCTACAGAGATTGAAACGAGGATCTGTAACAAGAATTCGAGACATGCTGCTTCACAATTGGCTGCAGACTTTGCATTCATTATATTCGGTGGTGTAAACCAAGAAAGCTGAGTCGTTGCTTACTTTTCAAGTGGCACCTGTCCCTTGTGAGAAATACAAGACCCCAGATGCCAGAAATGCAACAATGGAGATGAAAAATCCATATCGCTATTAAGTTATTAATGGCATTTTAAAACTGACTTTATTTCTTTCGCTGGAGCTTTTCATTTATCGTTTCCAAATAAACCACAGTAAGAGAAATtcttaaaagatatttttcagGAATCTCCGATGTTGCAGGAACTTCCAATTTTGAAATACAAAATCAGTGGAAATTTATCAAATCAAACCTCATCAATTGCATACAAAAAATCTGTTGAGTTCAAAGAAAAACATAATTGTAGATTCATCCATTGATAGTAATAAAATAGATCAACTGTACGAATAAAGTTTCCATAAATAAAAAGACTGGAGCAACCAGATTTGAAAACATATTTATGAGTAGCAACTGAGATACTATAGATGATATATCACATCAATAGAACATTCCAAGACACATTAGAATATATTCGAGGCCTGCCCAACACTGCTCATCTGAAAGTGCACAATTAGGGCCCTTGAGATTCAAGTTATTCGGCCCGACGTAGTAGGGAGGAATGTGATGGTGCAAAATTTAACCAAGTTGCCATCATTCTTACCATTATCATAGTTATCCAAACAGCCGGTTAAAATTTGAGCACAGAATTGCAATGTCCAGCTCTGCAGTTTTCAACTTCAAAGTGAGCCCAATTCTGTGGCCAGGCAAGCAGCTAAATTGATTTTGGGAAATGACTCTTGCTAAAATATAGAATAAGTACAATTCAACTATTTTGTTTACGAGGATAGCTCAACTGCAGTGTCAAGCACTTGATCCTCTGACCGTGGATAAATCAAACGCAGTGCAGTTTCATATGCTGCAAAAATAGCTCCATTTACCACAAAAGCACGTGCTACAGCAGTTCCCAGACCTCTCCAAAGGACCTTATAGCCTTCTTCTCTCACGCTCTTTTGCAAGCAGTCAAAAATACCAGTGTACTTGGGGGATAAATTCCCTTGTGCTTGAAGTCTGGATTTAACAACATCCAATGGATAGCAAAACACCCAACTTGCCACTCCTGCACATCCTCCTGCTGCAAGCATTGTCGAAAGACTTTCTTGTGAGTTCTTTCTACAACCAGGGTGAAGCCATTCTCGACTATACTCATATGTCAAGAAGTAGACACCATGAGCTGGTGCATCTCTAAGTACAGTAATACCAAGTCCTCTGTAAAGACCTTTGATTCCTTCTCTCTGTAAAATGCCTTTTGCCACCATAATGGGACCAAAATGAATACTACTTGAGGTAGGCCTTCTACAAGTATTCACTTGCAGTTGAATCTTGATAAGTTCCACCGGTGTAAGAATTGCAGTTTGTATAGTTCCTGCTCCTATACCTGCCAATGCTACGCTTCTATAGGAGGGAGGTTCAGTCCTGTTGTTATGGTCAAAAGCTCGAGATAGAAGAGCATATGCTTGGAAAGCCACAGCATTCTGCAGTCACATGGAAAGATGATTTGTAAATAAGTACCTTGTAACACCAGTATAAATGCATACTAAACTGTTCAAAGAAACTCCAACTTTATCTGGCATTCAAGATCAAAATATGTGCAAAATCAAGCACCCAACGGTTTATGACTATAGATTGTCCTGTATTGGATATAGTGCACATACAATCTCCAGAACACCTTAACATCTTTAACTCCTTACATTCTAGAGTTACATTCTACCATTCAATCAATTCTGAGTTAAGAATTGCTaacaacataattttttttaaagaggaTTACAAAACTAATTAATAGACAAACATTGGGTAGCTTTCAGGCAAAAGTATGGGCCAAAAAATTGTCTTGAAAGCATTGAATGGAACTACCAAGAGCTCATTTGCCTGACCTGATCTCAATAACCCAAGAGCTTCATACACATTCTAGTCATTCGATCATGAATTAAAATCTAAATACATTAATTTTACAAAACATGGCTAGTACAGTTATGTTAAAGATGCTATCTTAAGTTTCTAAACTACCAAGTGTGTTGGCAATGGCATGTAAGGAAAAGAGTttacaatcttttcttcaaaaatgaAGCAAACCAAAACATAGAACCCACCAAGAAAATTACAGTGTAAGTGCATAGAATAGCTCTAGTTGCAAATCAATTGCAAGATGGATGCATGAATCTGGAAGAAACATCATCTTTTAGTTTAAATTTTGATCAATCCCACAACTGGATTGATCATCTTAATGAGGGTTCAAACTCATCGCTGTCAAATTCCACACATTTTACTATTAGCCATTCTCTTACTACTCAAAGAAATGTTTTAAAACCCTGCAGCATTCTGAAATGAGATCATGCAAAAGGCTCTGCATTTGTAAGTAAATAAGTTGAAAGTGAAAAAATACAGGGGCACTTGCATGTCCAAGATGGATTTACACCTGTGAATCCTGTTGCTCAGCACAAGAGGTCTCAATTGAGGTATTTTCTTTATTAGAGAAATAGAACTGCAaattgcaaaaatgatatgcaaaatttgGATCCTTCTTAATGTATACCCAAGAAAGGAGACAAGTCTTAATCACATGGTAACATACACACTTAACTGCTTGTGCACAATTTAAGTAGCTCATGACGAAGACTTTATATCTATTTGATTCTCTAGATGATAAGAAAATCCAATGATAACATCGTAGATCAAAAATACAGCAGAGATACAAAAGCATACAAATCAATTTAATCCATTGTGAATTCTAGCGAGAATACAGAGAAGATGAAGATACTCTTCTTTTAAGGGTGGCCTACTTTGGCATATATAGAATATTTTGAGCATTacagtttttttcaaaaaaaagcaaagaaaaatctAAGAGCTTGTTCAGGAAAATATTTTGTTAACATATTTTTTCATCAGGAATATAATTATTGCATTTTTAAGATAGATGCATAAAAGCAAAGAAAAATCTAAGAGCGTGTTCAGGAAAATATTTTGTTAAGATATTTTTTCATCAGGAATATAATTATTGCATTTTTAAGATAGATGCCCTACCAAAGAAAATTGTAAAAACAAGGTGACAAGGGAATACAGTACGAAACTGCTAACAGCATTTAACCTTTCTTTTCAGGTATTCCCGTGAACCTTTTGGTTTCATCTTTGAGCACCGCCTATTAGAGAACCCCAAAACAAATGATTTGGACCTCATCCAAATTCTAAGGTTTATCTTTCCAGAAATTCTGTGTCTTTATTCCTGGAATCATTTCAAGCTTTCCAGATATTCTGTCTCTTTATCCCTAGAACAATTTTAGTTGTAAAACTATCTAAAGTATGAAATCCTACGGAGTTGCTCCCTGCTTTTCAAAGAATGCCTCAAAAAAAATCTGACATGGAAACTTGTGCAGAAGTCATGGATTAGTAATGACCCAACTGTTCTTCATATGACAAACACTGCATTTAATGCGAAATGGATAAACTACGGGATCAATTGATTGGAACATGAACCATGCCCTCACATTTTCATAGTCTAAATTTAATAAACCACAGATCTGAAACAGGACAAAACGGAGGAGTCTATAACTTTTGACTGAAATCCCAATCATGGGAATATGCTACTATAGCGAAAAGCTATTCAATGAAGGGCATTACATAGTACGTAAATTAAGGACAATATCCATCGGTGCAaaatttaaacaattaaataaaaaaaacctAGAGGGCCTCTCATACACCAAATTGGATTCTGGCTTGGCAGTGGCCTAAAAAACAACCTGTGAAACATAGATGGTAAGTACATGCCTAGCTCGCTTCCCCTTGACAAATCTGTTTTTGATTTTTGTACTGTCttcaaaaccactttttcaaatcTATCCCAGACTGTACAGTTAAAGCCCAGACAATCAACCACCATTAGATGTTACAGAACTCTTCATAAGGACAATGTCAAAGCAAAACCTAAGGTGATCCTAGTGGATGGTACATGATGATTCGGTACGCTCCGCATACAGTATATAAACTCTGAACCTCAACACCATGAAATCAGATTTTTCCTTTTATAAAGCACAAAATGAGAAAGTAGTAACTGACCTGAAAAGCAACCGTAGCCAGAGGGAGACCCATGCCCTTATAGAGAGCAGAAGGGCCTTCTTTACTGACAATATTCTGCACCAATTGCAAAGCAGAAGGCCTTGTTGAATTCATGGGTTGCTGCAAACGAATTCTGAGAGTATCAAGTGGATGCCCTGCAAGAACACCCGCCATTCCTCCAAACCCACCAGCAACAAACTCTCTTCCCCAGCTGCTTGCAAGAAACTCTGGCCAAAACTCCATCGTCACTTAAATCCCTTCTCACAAAACCAAATCGCATTACCTTTGCAAACCTCCGCTGTGCAATCCCAATCCCGAGCGCAACAGTCTCAGTCAAAGCAAgaactcgctaattccaacaacaGAATGATGAAAGATCTTATGAATCCAATAGATTCTGAATAATGCGCTCCAAAATCCGAAAAGCAAAAGTGCGTCAATGTTTGTCAGCCCCAGGTTCCCGGATGAAATCTCCTTTATGCCAACAAGGGAACAAACGATTATTCACGTTTCTTTTGCATGAAATAAAGAGTTCAGAGAACAATCAACAACAAACTGCCAGAAGAATTATTGCAACCCTAACTGTATGAATTGCAGGTGGGCTTGTGGATGCTTTAAACTGGACTGACATTCATTCATTCACCACCCTTTTCCTCGCAATGTGTGCTCAGAGCAAAGATCCAAAAGTTTGGCAGGAATCTTACGCCTagattacatgataaaaatgtgGATTTAACAACGCATCTTATGGCATGAATATGTGGAAGACAACAAAACTGGGGGTTCGTGCTTTCTTCTCTTACCCGTCTTAACACAGACGTATGAAAATTAACTTTGAAGGTGGCACTGTGCCTGCACTACACTAAACTAAATTTAGAATGTCGTTTTCTCTCCAATTCTCCGCTAGTACCGTGGAACGCATGGGAGTCTTATTCTATTTTATAATGTAGATTTTACATGTGATGACAATGTAACGTCATTTTCTTTGGAGTGAAAGGTAAGAAAAGAATGAAGATTTTAGGCCATAGTTTTCAAGATATACCTATTTGATTTAAGGAAAGTTTTCAAAAGATTGAAGAATCAGATTAATTTTTGTCCGTGTTGTTATAGTGTCATAGTGAAATTGGTATAGTGTCATAGTGAAattatggtgttgtattt includes:
- the LOC131035119 gene encoding mitochondrial arginine transporter BAC2, whose translation is MEFWPEFLASSWGREFVAGGFGGMAGVLAGHPLDTLRIRLQQPMNSTRPSALQLVQNIVSKEGPSALYKGMGLPLATVAFQNAVAFQAYALLSRAFDHNNRTEPPSYRSVALAGIGAGTIQTAILTPVELIKIQLQVNTCRRPTSSSIHFGPIMVAKGILQREGIKGLYRGLGITVLRDAPAHGVYFLTYEYSREWLHPGCRKNSQESLSTMLAAGGCAGVASWVFCYPLDVVKSRLQAQGNLSPKYTGIFDCLQKSVREEGYKVLWRGLGTAVARAFVVNGAIFAAYETALRLIYPRSEDQVLDTAVELSS